From the Streptococcus halotolerans genome, the window ATATAATAAGCACAATTTTGATTTAGGAGGAATTCATGTGAAACAAACGCTATCACGAAAAGATTCATTTTTCATTGGCTCAATGCTTTTCGGTATCTTATTTGGAGCTGGTAATCTGATTTTCCCAGTTCATATGGGGCAAGAAGCAGGAGCAAGTATTTGGTCAGCCAATTTAGGGTTTTTATTGACAGCTATCGGCTTTCCTTTTCTCAGTATTATGGCAATCGGCCTTTCAGGAGGAGAGGGTGTCTTTCATTTAGCAAGTCGCGTTGCTAAACCGTTTGCCTACTTCTTCACTATTGCATTATATTTAGTGATTGGTCCTTTTTTTGCAATGCCGCGATTGGCTACAACGTCGTTTGAAATTGCGTTTGCTCCTTTTTTAAGCGAGGGAATGAAGACACCAGCGCTGGCTATTTATTCAGTGATCTTCTTTGGTTTAGCTTATCTGCTATCAAAAAAACCTGGTAAATTGATTGATATTATTGGAAAATACATCAATCCAGCCTTCTTATTGGTCCTGGGTGTTGTCCTCCTCTTTGTGATCTTCAGTCCACTAGGAACCGTCAAAACTGCGGTAGTAGGCCAAGCCTACCAGTCTGCTCCTTTTTTAAAAGGTTTTATTGAGGGTTACAATACACTTGACGTTTTGGCTGGCTTGGCTTTTGGTATTGTTGTCATTACCGCTCTTAAGCAAAAGGGAATTACTCAACCAAAATCACTTGCCATTGAGATGACAAAATCAGGCTTGATAGCTATGGGACTTATGGGGCTCATCTATACGCTACTTGCCTATGCAGGAACCACAAGTCTAGGTGGTTTTGACATCAGTGAAAATGGTGGAATTGCACTGGGACAAATAACAGCTCATTATCTTGGTGCTTTTGGCAGCATTATGCTTGCGCTTATCGTTTTTCTCGGTTGTTTTAAAACGTGTATCGGATTGGCAACAGCTTGTTCAGAAACCTTTAACGAACTTTTCCCAAGCAAACCTTATGGCTTTTATTTGATGATTTTCTCAATTCTACCAGCTATTATTGCAAATGTTGGTTTGACACAAATCATC encodes:
- the brnQ gene encoding branched-chain amino acid transport system II carrier protein; its protein translation is MKQTLSRKDSFFIGSMLFGILFGAGNLIFPVHMGQEAGASIWSANLGFLLTAIGFPFLSIMAIGLSGGEGVFHLASRVAKPFAYFFTIALYLVIGPFFAMPRLATTSFEIAFAPFLSEGMKTPALAIYSVIFFGLAYLLSKKPGKLIDIIGKYINPAFLLVLGVVLLFVIFSPLGTVKTAVVGQAYQSAPFLKGFIEGYNTLDVLAGLAFGIVVITALKQKGITQPKSLAIEMTKSGLIAMGLMGLIYTLLAYAGTTSLGGFDISENGGIALGQITAHYLGAFGSIMLALIVFLGCFKTCIGLATACSETFNELFPSKPYGFYLMIFSILPAIIANVGLTQIIQLSLPVLMFIYPLAIVLMLLGIASAWLPLSQKVYRSVIVFTLLAAIVDGLNATPALIHNLAPVQGIISFAAKVLPFFELGMGWILPALVGLVVGIIWQQFGRETITAYR